A single Sporosarcina sp. FSL W8-0480 DNA region contains:
- a CDS encoding DUF6339 family protein, translating to MKIKFLSENTLQDLRVNFDAYKEHYYIKESEWFDSYFSKEGATYDSNIDYKQPIFNFDSDYLVSDFENVKIVYEALKHLTVAEATHERLWAGLAHMQMREFTYYRLSTDLEKKNDKRIQSALFFTHGAKRSLYVHLLARLWWVGYMTYDEANKEDPYWLTEFFSSADFSARCVVFFSSNFTSNPNITKGVLRALIAFKNEGLQIKREHFVEANRYLNILGGAMILDMLEEDEVEEIVTARIRKVYNLDRVAVMI from the coding sequence ATGAAAATAAAGTTTCTATCTGAAAACACTTTACAAGACTTACGCGTCAATTTTGATGCTTATAAGGAACATTACTATATTAAGGAAAGTGAATGGTTCGATAGTTATTTTTCAAAAGAAGGTGCGACCTATGATTCGAATATTGACTATAAGCAACCAATATTTAATTTTGACAGCGACTATTTAGTGAGTGACTTCGAAAATGTAAAGATAGTGTATGAAGCCTTAAAACATTTGACTGTGGCAGAAGCTACACATGAGCGATTATGGGCTGGCTTAGCACATATGCAAATGCGGGAATTTACCTATTACCGCTTATCGACGGATTTGGAAAAGAAAAACGATAAGCGTATACAGTCTGCACTCTTCTTCACCCATGGTGCAAAACGATCATTGTATGTTCATCTGTTGGCACGACTGTGGTGGGTAGGCTATATGACATACGATGAAGCAAATAAAGAGGATCCGTATTGGCTAACCGAGTTTTTCTCATCGGCTGACTTTTCGGCAAGATGTGTTGTCTTTTTCTCTAGTAACTTCACATCGAATCCCAATATCACTAAAGGTGTTTTACGCGCTCTTATAGCATTTAAAAACGAAGGGTTACAAATCAAACGTGAACACTTTGTAGAGGCGAACAGGTACCTTAACATCTTAGGCGGAGCGATGATTCTCGATATGCTCGAGGAAGATGAAGTGGAAGAGATTGTAACGGCAAGGATTAGAAAAGTTTATAATCTTGATAGAGTAGCTGTCATGATTTGA
- a CDS encoding NUDIX domain-containing protein, which produces MFIVNTEAAIYREGRYLLCKRSEKEDHAPGGIALIGGKVEMEEVPSDILERTIAREVAEEVGLVIEGQPRYVHSTSFLTDQGEPVVNVIFLCEEFSGEPYAVSADEVAALYWMTPEEVYEQPDARSF; this is translated from the coding sequence ATGTTCATCGTCAACACAGAGGCGGCCATCTACAGGGAAGGCCGATATTTACTCTGCAAACGCAGCGAAAAAGAAGACCACGCGCCAGGTGGAATAGCACTAATCGGCGGAAAAGTGGAAATGGAAGAAGTACCATCCGACATTTTAGAACGCACCATTGCACGGGAAGTAGCGGAAGAAGTAGGTCTTGTCATCGAAGGTCAACCGCGTTATGTGCATAGTACAAGCTTTTTGACGGACCAAGGGGAGCCGGTGGTGAATGTCATTTTCTTATGTGAGGAATTCAGTGGTGAGCCGTATGCGGTGAGTGCTGATGAGGTGGCGGCTTTGTATTGGATGACGCCTGAAGAGGTGTACGAGCAACCCGATGCCAGGAGTTTTTGA
- a CDS encoding DoxX family membrane protein gives MKQIFENKIVAALLTVFRVWLGVQWLKAGFGKVSTGFDASGFIQGAIAKSQGENAVVQGWYASFLETVALPNSGLFSFLVAWGELLVGLGLILGALTIPALVAGGFMNLNFLWAGTISVNPTLLLVTVLLLVMAKSAAYFGIDRLLIPTIKKDVEKRRLDPAIGTSAG, from the coding sequence ATGAAACAAATATTTGAAAATAAAATAGTTGCTGCATTGCTCACGGTATTCCGCGTTTGGTTAGGTGTTCAGTGGTTGAAAGCCGGTTTTGGAAAAGTATCGACAGGGTTTGATGCAAGTGGATTTATACAGGGAGCCATCGCGAAATCGCAAGGAGAAAATGCAGTTGTACAAGGATGGTATGCTTCGTTTCTTGAAACCGTAGCCCTTCCGAACTCTGGACTATTTAGCTTCCTTGTTGCATGGGGAGAATTACTTGTTGGATTAGGCCTCATTTTAGGTGCATTAACGATACCGGCTTTGGTAGCTGGCGGCTTTATGAATTTGAATTTCCTTTGGGCAGGAACAATCAGTGTTAATCCTACTTTGTTGCTCGTCACCGTACTTCTTTTAGTCATGGCGAAAAGTGCGGCTTACTTTGGCATCGATCGTCTCCTCATTCCGACAATCAAAAAAGATGTCGAAAAGAGACGTTTGGATCCTGCAATTGGTACAAGTGCCGGATAA
- a CDS encoding site-specific DNA-methyltransferase, translating to MNMTKHSILNKDAANLQEIPDGSVSLVITSPPYPMIEMWDEIFMKQKPEIEEHLMTEPYKAFNLMHDVLNDIWEEVDKKVANHGFVCINIGDATRTIDGHFQMYSNHSKIIEKFVSMGYSVLPDIIWRKTTNAPNKFMGSGMLPSGAYVTYEHEYILIFRKGGKRVFKNNEKAIRQESAFFWEERNQWFSDLWEFQGKSQKFKNISSGRERSAAYPFELAYRLINMYSMKGDTILDPFVGTGTSMFAAMCAERNSYGVEIDPLLAETVTSNALLLKKELNDIVVKRFQRHTEFIEQQLLLGKDKWYENDHLDTKVKTRQEVNIKLSLIDEITREDDFVTVSYEDLNPKG from the coding sequence ATGAACATGACAAAGCATTCTATATTGAATAAAGATGCTGCCAACTTACAAGAAATACCTGACGGGTCTGTTTCATTAGTTATAACATCCCCTCCCTATCCGATGATCGAAATGTGGGATGAAATTTTCATGAAGCAAAAACCGGAAATCGAAGAGCATTTAATGACTGAACCATATAAAGCATTCAATCTCATGCATGATGTGTTAAACGATATTTGGGAAGAAGTAGACAAAAAAGTAGCGAACCATGGCTTTGTTTGTATTAATATCGGGGATGCAACGAGGACGATTGATGGACATTTCCAAATGTACTCGAACCACTCGAAGATCATAGAGAAGTTCGTTTCAATGGGGTATTCGGTGTTGCCGGATATCATTTGGAGAAAAACAACAAATGCTCCAAATAAATTCATGGGTTCGGGTATGCTGCCTTCCGGTGCATATGTTACGTATGAGCATGAATACATACTGATCTTCCGTAAGGGCGGAAAACGAGTATTTAAAAATAACGAAAAAGCAATTCGACAGGAAAGTGCATTTTTCTGGGAGGAGCGAAACCAATGGTTCTCCGATCTATGGGAGTTTCAGGGGAAATCCCAGAAGTTTAAAAACATCTCAAGTGGGCGCGAAAGAAGTGCCGCCTATCCATTCGAACTTGCTTATCGCCTCATCAATATGTATTCGATGAAAGGCGACACGATTCTTGACCCATTTGTTGGAACTGGTACGTCGATGTTTGCTGCAATGTGTGCGGAGCGCAATAGCTACGGTGTGGAAATTGATCCGCTACTTGCTGAAACGGTAACAAGCAATGCATTGCTGCTCAAGAAAGAGCTGAATGACATTGTCGTTAAACGGTTCCAGCGTCATACGGAATTTATCGAACAGCAACTCTTGCTTGGTAAGGATAAATGGTATGAGAATGATCATTTGGATACAAAAGTAAAAACACGGCAGGAAGTAAATATAAAATTATCACTGATTGATGAGATTACCCGTGAAGATGACTTTGTAACGGTCAGTTATGAGGATCTAAATCCAAAGGGATAA
- a CDS encoding MjaI family restriction endonuclease yields MKSIGKINTDYIYDANDTVPREFPKYTTQLMNLANSNAQGTRPNVVGPMATYFQEFLDEVPAPSIEDWEKWYTDREPGAKERAKARILPQIERLKEAIQLIDESLVDKWLDDLLIDKTYNGLYVQKAIIQKVSEHFDVPFAVSTAADESKGIDGYIGGTPISVKPDTYENLTKLKEQIDVPIVSYKVNKSSRNIEVFIPLDLDPHN; encoded by the coding sequence GTGAAATCAATCGGGAAGATAAATACGGATTATATTTATGACGCAAATGATACAGTTCCGCGTGAGTTTCCAAAATACACGACACAACTCATGAATTTGGCGAATAGCAATGCACAAGGGACCCGCCCAAATGTCGTAGGACCGATGGCAACGTATTTCCAGGAGTTTTTGGATGAAGTACCTGCTCCTTCTATTGAAGACTGGGAAAAGTGGTATACAGACCGTGAACCGGGGGCGAAAGAACGTGCCAAGGCAAGGATTCTTCCTCAAATCGAACGGTTAAAAGAGGCCATTCAGTTGATAGACGAATCGCTTGTTGATAAGTGGTTGGATGATTTATTAATCGATAAAACGTACAACGGCTTATATGTACAAAAAGCAATCATACAAAAAGTGAGTGAACATTTCGATGTGCCATTTGCTGTTTCAACTGCTGCAGATGAAAGCAAAGGAATTGATGGATATATTGGAGGAACGCCGATTTCCGTCAAACCTGACACATACGAGAACTTGACAAAGTTAAAAGAGCAGATCGACGTTCCAATTGTTAGTTATAAAGTGAATAAAAGCAGTAGGAATATTGAGGTGTTTATCCCTTTGGATTTAGATCCTCATAACTGA
- a CDS encoding MFS transporter, which yields MKRQTLTLVLLLTNLFIAFLGIGLVIPVLPTLMNEMHLSGSVVGNMVAAFAVAQLIVSPIAGKLIDTVGRKIILVIGLFIFSVSELLFAIGQDVWVLFASRILGGVSAAFIMPAVTAFIADITTSETRAKALGYMSAAISTGFIIGPGIGGFLASYGTRVPFFFAAALALFAAIFSLIMLREPERNYEETTTTGQKPGFKRIFAPIYFIVFMIILVLSFGLMSFEAVFSLFVDHKFGFTPKDIAIIITGSGIVGAITQLLLFDRLTKVMGEKKLILLSMVFSAVMVGAMTIVNSYFSILVVTMIVFAGFDLIRPAATSYLSKVAGNEQGFVGGMNSMFTSIGTVLGPIIGGKLFDIDVDYPFIFATIVLVGGSILTFFWTKKKTEINLSVKS from the coding sequence ATGAAGAGACAGACACTCACATTGGTCTTGTTGTTGACCAATTTATTTATTGCATTTTTAGGCATCGGTTTAGTAATCCCCGTTTTGCCTACGTTGATGAACGAAATGCATCTATCGGGCTCTGTTGTCGGGAATATGGTTGCGGCCTTTGCAGTTGCCCAACTTATTGTTTCCCCGATTGCAGGCAAGCTCATCGATACCGTTGGAAGGAAAATCATACTTGTCATCGGATTGTTCATCTTTAGTGTGTCCGAATTATTATTTGCAATTGGGCAGGATGTATGGGTATTATTCGCATCCCGTATTCTTGGAGGGGTCAGTGCCGCGTTTATCATGCCGGCAGTGACGGCGTTTATCGCGGATATTACAACGTCCGAAACACGGGCAAAAGCACTTGGTTATATGTCAGCAGCCATTTCTACAGGGTTCATCATCGGCCCGGGGATCGGTGGGTTTTTGGCGAGTTACGGGACAAGAGTGCCGTTTTTCTTTGCGGCAGCACTGGCACTATTTGCAGCGATTTTTTCACTGATCATGCTTCGGGAGCCAGAGCGTAATTATGAGGAAACGACTACAACGGGTCAGAAACCGGGATTCAAACGGATTTTCGCGCCGATTTATTTTATCGTGTTCATGATTATATTGGTCCTGTCGTTTGGATTGATGTCGTTTGAGGCGGTTTTCAGCCTGTTTGTCGACCATAAATTTGGGTTTACACCGAAGGATATCGCCATCATCATTACGGGTAGCGGGATTGTCGGTGCAATCACACAGCTGTTATTATTCGATCGGCTAACAAAGGTAATGGGTGAGAAAAAGCTCATTCTGCTGAGTATGGTATTTTCAGCCGTCATGGTAGGCGCGATGACGATTGTAAACTCGTATTTCAGCATACTTGTTGTAACGATGATCGTATTTGCTGGTTTTGATTTGATCCGTCCTGCGGCGACGTCCTATTTGTCGAAAGTAGCGGGCAATGAACAAGGATTTGTCGGGGGCATGAATTCGATGTTCACAAGCATCGGTACTGTATTAGGACCGATTATCGGTGGTAAGCTATTCGACATCGATGTCGATTATCCTTTTATATTCGCAACAATCGTTTTGGTTGGCGGATCTATACTGACATTTTTCTGGACGAAAAAGAAGACCGAAATAAATCTTTCAGTAAAATCATAA
- a CDS encoding toast rack family protein, producing MNKLLGIALTAGLLVILGIYGYNKWTAKAAGNEISIPKDNAESLKVEIDFGVGNLFISGDSHEWVSGDFSYNHKKLEPKVNYKVRKNVGHVDIKQGSVTMFGFNKRKWKNDWDLQLTNDIPIDLEVDMGVSDSTLDLRGLQLNNLVINSGVSDSTIDLSGKWKKGFRTDVDLGVGDVTFILPKDTGVRLNVSKGLGTLGTKDFIKQKDGVYVNEAFAKSDVVIDIFLNFGVGDVEFKIVE from the coding sequence ATGAATAAATTATTAGGGATTGCTCTGACGGCTGGTTTACTTGTCATATTGGGGATTTACGGGTACAACAAATGGACTGCCAAGGCTGCCGGGAATGAGATTTCGATTCCAAAGGACAATGCGGAATCTTTAAAAGTGGAGATTGACTTCGGTGTAGGTAATCTGTTCATTAGCGGCGACTCACATGAATGGGTTAGCGGGGATTTTTCTTACAACCATAAAAAGCTTGAACCGAAAGTGAATTATAAGGTACGTAAAAATGTCGGCCATGTTGACATTAAGCAAGGTTCAGTTACAATGTTCGGGTTCAATAAGCGTAAATGGAAGAATGATTGGGATCTGCAACTTACTAATGATATTCCAATCGACTTGGAGGTCGATATGGGTGTTTCGGATTCAACATTGGATTTGAGAGGCCTCCAACTGAATAACCTTGTAATCAATAGCGGCGTTAGTGATTCTACCATTGACCTAAGCGGGAAATGGAAAAAAGGGTTCCGCACGGATGTGGATTTGGGTGTTGGGGATGTGACCTTCATCCTTCCAAAGGATACGGGAGTCCGACTAAACGTCTCGAAAGGGCTTGGCACATTGGGTACAAAGGATTTTATCAAACAAAAAGATGGTGTTTATGTCAATGAAGCTTTCGCGAAGTCAGATGTTGTCATAGATATTTTCCTCAATTTCGGCGTAGGGGATGTCGAATTTAAAATTGTTGAATGA
- a CDS encoding YdiU family protein — MKKVDGIGWDFDNSYSRLPDAFYAETLPEQSSSPELVILNYPLAAELGLDEEALEGEDGVAVFAGNKIPEGAKPIAQAYAGHQFGHFTMLGDGRAVLLGEQMTPSGKRVDIQLKGSGRTPFSRGGDGRAALGPMLREFIISEAMHALRIPTTRSLAVVVTGNPVHREETLEGAVLTRIADSHLRVGTFQYAAARQVVEDLKALADYAIERHYPEVSGDANRYESLLLKVIDRQASLIAKWQLVGFIHGVMNTDNMTISGETIDYGPCAFMDTYDPATVFSSIDRQGRYAYGNQPGIAEWNLARFAETLIPLLHDDREEAIKIAEQALSGFGRQYHMYWLSGMRSKLGLFNEEELDVKLAKDLLQLMKNNHADYTNTFSALTTDRLEELPMCKASGFDEWLERYEDRLSRQSQSDEEVKQLMRDSNPAVIPRNHRVEEALDAAIEGDFSVMERLLEVLANPYAYTAEQDEYTMPSNSTTPYRTFCGT; from the coding sequence ATGAAAAAAGTCGATGGAATCGGATGGGATTTCGACAACAGCTATTCCCGATTGCCTGATGCATTTTACGCGGAAACCTTGCCGGAACAATCATCATCACCTGAATTGGTTATTCTGAATTACCCTTTGGCCGCTGAACTTGGATTGGATGAAGAGGCGCTCGAGGGTGAAGATGGAGTTGCTGTTTTTGCAGGAAACAAGATACCTGAAGGCGCAAAACCGATTGCTCAAGCATACGCAGGACACCAATTCGGGCACTTTACGATGCTTGGCGACGGACGGGCCGTTTTGCTTGGAGAGCAAATGACTCCATCCGGCAAAAGGGTGGATATCCAGCTGAAGGGTTCAGGCAGGACTCCGTTTTCCCGAGGCGGTGACGGTCGAGCGGCCCTTGGCCCGATGCTGCGTGAATTCATCATTAGTGAGGCGATGCACGCTCTGCGAATCCCGACTACCCGTAGCCTCGCAGTCGTTGTAACGGGAAATCCCGTGCACAGGGAAGAGACACTTGAAGGGGCCGTTCTGACACGGATTGCTGACAGTCATCTACGTGTCGGAACGTTCCAATATGCAGCAGCTCGCCAAGTTGTGGAAGATTTAAAAGCCTTGGCGGATTATGCAATCGAGCGACACTATCCTGAAGTATCGGGCGACGCAAACCGTTATGAGTCATTGCTTTTAAAGGTGATCGATCGCCAAGCGTCGTTAATCGCCAAATGGCAGCTTGTCGGATTTATCCACGGCGTCATGAACACGGATAATATGACAATAAGCGGCGAAACAATCGACTACGGACCTTGCGCGTTCATGGATACCTATGATCCAGCGACCGTCTTCAGTTCCATTGACAGGCAAGGACGCTACGCCTACGGCAATCAACCCGGCATCGCCGAATGGAATCTTGCCCGTTTCGCGGAAACACTCATTCCACTCTTGCATGATGACCGGGAAGAAGCGATAAAGATTGCGGAACAAGCATTATCGGGATTTGGTAGGCAGTATCATATGTATTGGCTGTCCGGGATGAGAAGCAAGTTAGGCCTTTTCAATGAGGAAGAACTGGATGTAAAGCTTGCAAAGGATCTTCTGCAATTGATGAAGAACAACCACGCGGATTACACGAATACATTCAGTGCTTTGACAACTGATCGGCTCGAGGAGTTGCCGATGTGTAAAGCTTCCGGATTTGACGAATGGCTCGAGCGCTATGAGGACAGGCTTTCACGTCAATCGCAGTCTGATGAAGAAGTTAAACAATTGATGCGGGACAGCAACCCGGCCGTAATCCCACGTAACCATCGGGTCGAGGAAGCGTTGGATGCAGCAATTGAAGGTGATTTCAGTGTGATGGAGCGATTATTGGAAGTGCTTGCCAATCCTTACGCGTACACGGCTGAACAAGATGAATACACAATGCCGTCCAATTCGACAACTCCATATCGGACATTCTGCGGCACATGA
- a CDS encoding NAD(P)/FAD-dependent oxidoreductase, translating into MNYECAIIGGGPAGLNAALVLGRARRKVLLFDCNQPRNKPTRMAHGFITRDGVPPTELRRLAHSELANYPSVKIKSDRVVSITRLDKTHFELKTETEVFHSNKIILATGLKDEQPNIPNIEKFYGTSIFSCPYCDGWELRDRPLAVIADKNVFKLAKEVYIWSRDLAVFTNGEGRLELEERDQLLAKGIQVYEDIISGLEGENGQLRSVRLEDGTLIDRFGGFVTPLWSHPNNFAEELGCELNEYGGIKTDEYGRTTAWNVYAAGDVANIVPSQLIIAAGSGSAAAIGVNGDLTNEFFDGSL; encoded by the coding sequence ATGAATTATGAATGTGCGATTATTGGCGGCGGGCCGGCTGGATTGAATGCGGCGCTTGTACTTGGACGGGCGAGACGAAAGGTGCTTCTTTTCGATTGCAATCAACCAAGGAATAAGCCAACACGAATGGCTCATGGATTCATCACCCGTGATGGCGTCCCTCCGACCGAACTCAGACGTCTTGCCCATTCAGAACTTGCCAACTACCCATCTGTGAAGATAAAAAGTGATAGAGTTGTTTCCATTACGCGGCTTGATAAAACACATTTTGAATTAAAAACGGAAACTGAAGTTTTTCACAGCAATAAAATCATATTGGCAACAGGATTAAAGGACGAACAGCCAAACATCCCGAATATCGAGAAATTCTATGGGACAAGCATTTTTAGTTGCCCCTATTGCGATGGATGGGAGCTGCGCGATCGACCGCTTGCCGTCATCGCGGATAAAAATGTGTTCAAACTCGCGAAAGAAGTGTACATATGGAGCCGCGATTTGGCTGTTTTTACAAATGGCGAAGGTCGGCTTGAGTTAGAAGAACGGGATCAATTGCTTGCAAAGGGCATTCAAGTGTATGAAGACATCATTTCTGGACTGGAAGGCGAAAACGGGCAACTCCGCAGCGTTCGTCTTGAGGATGGAACGCTAATTGACCGATTCGGCGGATTCGTCACTCCGTTATGGAGCCACCCTAACAACTTTGCGGAGGAGCTTGGTTGTGAGTTGAACGAGTATGGCGGTATTAAAACGGATGAATATGGAAGGACTACTGCTTGGAATGTCTATGCCGCCGGGGACGTAGCGAACATCGTGCCCTCCCAACTCATTATTGCAGCAGGATCAGGCAGTGCGGCTGCAATCGGAGTGAATGGTGATTTGACGAATGAGTTTTTTGATGGTTCATTGTAG
- a CDS encoding carbon-nitrogen hydrolase family protein produces the protein MKLRVSAVQYHLHSISSFDEFAKQCEHYIRNAQEYDAEFVLFPEFFTTQLLSIGDENGNALPIEALPSFTGQYLELFTRLAKETKMHIIGGTHVLEREGRLYNVAHLFFPDGTVEEQAKLHITPFEIEGWNMAAGDELKVFDTEKGRIAILTCYDIEFPEIVRMVKAAGADVIFCPSCTDDRHGFHRVRYTSHARAIENQVYVVLTGTVGSLQTVDFMRANFGQAAIITPNDIPFPPKGLAAEGELNDDMLITADLDLSLLYQVREKGSVTTWRDRRTDLYTDWGEKPVGSESSGISQ, from the coding sequence ATGAAACTTCGTGTTTCCGCTGTGCAATATCATTTGCATTCGATTTCATCATTTGACGAGTTTGCGAAGCAATGTGAGCACTATATTCGCAATGCTCAAGAATATGATGCTGAGTTTGTTTTATTCCCGGAATTCTTCACGACGCAGTTGCTTTCCATTGGTGATGAAAACGGCAACGCTTTGCCGATTGAGGCGCTTCCAAGCTTTACAGGCCAGTATTTGGAGCTGTTTACGAGACTCGCAAAAGAAACGAAAATGCATATTATCGGCGGCACTCATGTATTGGAGCGTGAGGGGCGCCTTTATAATGTCGCGCATCTTTTCTTCCCGGACGGCACGGTGGAAGAACAGGCGAAGTTGCATATCACTCCTTTCGAAATAGAAGGCTGGAATATGGCTGCGGGGGACGAGCTGAAAGTATTTGATACCGAAAAGGGACGGATCGCCATTCTGACGTGCTATGACATCGAGTTCCCGGAAATCGTACGGATGGTGAAAGCGGCAGGGGCGGACGTCATTTTCTGTCCTTCTTGCACAGATGACCGTCATGGGTTCCATCGTGTCAGATATACGAGCCATGCCCGCGCCATCGAAAACCAAGTATACGTCGTGCTTACTGGAACGGTTGGTTCGTTGCAAACGGTCGATTTCATGCGTGCGAACTTCGGGCAAGCTGCTATCATCACACCGAATGACATTCCGTTCCCGCCAAAAGGATTGGCTGCGGAAGGCGAGTTGAATGACGATATGCTTATCACGGCTGATTTGGATTTGAGCTTGTTATATCAAGTACGAGAGAAAGGCTCCGTGACGACTTGGCGAGATCGCAGGACGGATCTGTATACGGATTGGGGAGAAAAACCGGTAGGGAGCGAGAGCAGTGGCATATCGCAGTGA
- a CDS encoding GNAT family N-acetyltransferase, with amino-acid sequence MMVPYEGAFIPVVVRNYTRTDFDAMIKLQAECFPPPFPEELWWNEEQLENHVRLFPEGAICVEYQGKIIGSMTGLRVNFNPDEPKHRWEDVTDNGYIRTHEPAGDTLYIVDICISPKFRKAGLGKLMMQAIYQLGVKLDVKRVLGGGRMPGYGKFSKEMSAEQYVEKVVQGTLKDPVITFLLRCGRMPVTLIENYLDDEESHNYALLMEWKNPFRMD; translated from the coding sequence ATGATGGTCCCTTATGAAGGGGCATTCATTCCTGTCGTTGTCCGCAATTACACACGCACAGATTTCGACGCTATGATTAAACTGCAGGCGGAATGCTTTCCACCACCATTTCCGGAGGAGCTCTGGTGGAATGAAGAGCAGCTTGAAAATCATGTTCGTCTTTTTCCTGAAGGCGCAATCTGTGTAGAATACCAAGGTAAAATCATAGGGTCGATGACGGGGTTGCGTGTGAATTTCAATCCCGACGAACCGAAACATAGATGGGAAGACGTGACGGATAATGGCTATATCCGTACGCATGAACCGGCTGGCGATACACTTTACATCGTCGATATTTGCATCAGTCCGAAGTTCAGGAAAGCAGGGCTTGGCAAATTGATGATGCAGGCAATCTATCAATTAGGTGTAAAGCTTGATGTGAAGCGGGTACTTGGAGGCGGGCGGATGCCCGGCTACGGGAAGTTCTCTAAGGAAATGTCTGCTGAGCAGTACGTAGAGAAGGTTGTCCAAGGTACTTTGAAGGATCCCGTCATTACATTCTTGCTTCGCTGTGGCCGCATGCCCGTCACGTTGATCGAGAATTATTTGGATGATGAAGAGTCGCATAACTATGCGTTATTAATGGAGTGGAAAAATCCGTTCCGTATGGATTGA
- a CDS encoding GNAT family N-acetyltransferase translates to MEFIRVNNIEDPLFAKMHNLLGEIFPPEEVLEFDLWKEPLEDPSIRVFVAVHEGEVVGATEYRYYPDWNIAMTDFTIIGQSGLGIGRFLAKKREEDLHRLAQENGKTLFGMFAEIYDPYEREDFAFGGVMAMNPYVRREVLSHLGYKRLDFAYVHPSWKNDGEAVEGLDFCFMPTDEQVNEIPSNLIVDFLSDYYSVLSNKPQQWLDMVDGLKQKETVALRPL, encoded by the coding sequence ATGGAATTTATTCGTGTGAACAATATCGAGGATCCGCTATTTGCGAAAATGCACAACTTGTTAGGTGAGATTTTCCCACCCGAAGAGGTGTTGGAATTCGATTTGTGGAAGGAGCCGCTTGAAGATCCAAGTATCCGTGTTTTTGTTGCGGTGCATGAAGGGGAAGTTGTTGGGGCGACAGAATACCGCTATTATCCGGACTGGAATATTGCGATGACGGATTTCACGATTATCGGGCAGTCGGGACTTGGCATCGGCCGATTCCTGGCGAAAAAGCGCGAAGAAGATTTGCATCGATTGGCACAGGAAAATGGCAAGACGCTGTTTGGCATGTTCGCTGAAATCTATGACCCATACGAGCGAGAAGACTTCGCTTTCGGTGGTGTTATGGCGATGAATCCGTATGTGAGACGGGAAGTGCTTTCTCATCTTGGCTACAAGCGCCTTGACTTCGCATACGTTCACCCATCTTGGAAAAATGACGGGGAAGCGGTGGAAGGCTTGGACTTCTGCTTCATGCCGACGGATGAGCAAGTAAATGAGATTCCATCTAACTTGATTGTCGATTTCTTATCTGATTATTATTCAGTGCTGTCGAATAAACCTCAGCAATGGCTTGATATGGTGGACGGGTTGAAGCAGAAGGAAACAGTTGCGTTGCGTCCATTGTAA
- the pgeF gene encoding peptidoglycan editing factor PgeF yields MKTILYMDNEKFIAGTTLRDESAPEFNNMAFHACIDPESVLKNRKQLSVSLGCGPRDFVCASQTHSANFHKVTSADKGRGAEIGATAIPDTDALYTLEPNIVLSSFTADCVPVIFWNEVNGLIGVIHSGWQGTVKEITTKVFEHLKTVEKCDLEDFHVQIGMALSEEKFEVDADVYLKFKALGYADEFMYFNSETGKYHIDNQKTVKKQLELAGVLADRITIDRTCTYLSEDGFSYRQDKKAGRHLSFIMRKSME; encoded by the coding sequence ATGAAAACAATTCTTTATATGGACAATGAAAAGTTCATTGCAGGAACTACTTTAAGGGACGAATCGGCTCCAGAATTCAATAATATGGCGTTTCACGCTTGCATTGATCCTGAATCTGTCCTAAAAAATCGTAAGCAGCTATCTGTTTCATTGGGCTGCGGACCTCGAGATTTTGTCTGTGCAAGTCAAACGCATAGTGCGAATTTCCATAAAGTGACGAGTGCCGATAAAGGGCGTGGAGCGGAAATTGGAGCAACCGCAATACCTGATACCGATGCACTTTACACGCTTGAGCCGAATATTGTGCTTAGCAGTTTTACGGCGGATTGCGTTCCCGTGATTTTTTGGAATGAAGTGAATGGCCTCATCGGCGTCATCCATTCGGGCTGGCAAGGTACAGTCAAAGAAATTACTACGAAGGTGTTCGAGCATTTGAAAACTGTAGAGAAATGCGATTTAGAGGATTTCCACGTGCAAATCGGCATGGCATTGAGCGAGGAGAAATTTGAAGTGGATGCAGATGTGTACTTGAAGTTCAAAGCGCTTGGGTACGCGGATGAATTCATGTATTTCAATAGCGAAACGGGTAAGTATCATATCGACAATCAGAAGACTGTGAAGAAACAATTGGAGTTGGCAGGCGTTTTAGCGGACCGGATAACAATCGATCGGACTTGCACCTATTTAAGCGAAGATGGCTTTTCATACCGCCAAGATAAGAAAGCGGGAAGGCATTTGAGTTTTATCATGCGGAAGAGTATGGAGTAA